The proteins below come from a single Corynebacterium glyciniphilum AJ 3170 genomic window:
- a CDS encoding glutamate-5-semialdehyde dehydrogenase, with product MNDVNTAKNSSAAPTTSGDTAGLTPVRAAEREDVLAKAQKAREVSQRPALTTTQKNDLLTAAADRLVAETESILEANERDIAAGRERGMPESLIDRLSLDAARVEGIAGGLRQVADLADPVGDVVRGSRRPNGLEMRQVRVPLGVMGMVYEARPNVTVDAFGLAVKSGNVPLLRGSKSAQNSNTRLVEILQDVCEEHGLPRETVQLLPCETHDSVQDLITARGLVDIVIPRGGAGLINAVVTGATVPAIETGTGNCHFYVDGSADVDEAIELVINGKTRRCSVCNATEVVLLDAALSDEDKKRVLTSLQDAGVTIHGEVDELSTLGVSDVVQAEQKDWEEEYGSFDIAAAVVDGVEAAVAHITRYSTGHTEAISATDYKATKFFEQNVDAAAVMINTSTAWTDGEMYGFGAEIGISTQKLHARGPMGLPELTSTKWIVNGEGQVRP from the coding sequence ATGAACGACGTGAACACCGCCAAGAACTCGTCCGCCGCCCCCACCACCTCCGGTGACACCGCCGGTCTGACTCCCGTACGCGCCGCCGAGCGTGAGGACGTGCTCGCCAAGGCGCAGAAAGCCCGGGAGGTCTCCCAGCGCCCCGCGCTGACTACCACCCAGAAGAACGACCTGCTCACCGCTGCCGCGGACCGGCTTGTCGCTGAGACGGAATCGATCCTCGAAGCCAATGAGCGCGACATCGCCGCCGGGCGTGAGCGGGGCATGCCGGAGTCGCTCATTGACCGGCTCAGCCTCGACGCTGCCCGCGTCGAAGGTATCGCCGGCGGCTTGCGTCAGGTCGCGGACCTGGCTGACCCGGTCGGCGACGTCGTCCGCGGCTCCCGCCGTCCCAACGGCCTGGAGATGCGCCAGGTCCGCGTTCCCCTCGGCGTGATGGGCATGGTCTACGAGGCACGCCCGAACGTGACGGTGGACGCTTTCGGTCTTGCCGTGAAGTCCGGCAACGTCCCGCTGCTGCGTGGTTCGAAATCGGCCCAGAACTCGAATACGCGTCTCGTGGAGATTCTGCAGGACGTCTGTGAAGAGCACGGACTGCCCCGGGAAACCGTCCAACTGCTTCCCTGCGAGACCCACGACTCGGTCCAGGACTTGATCACTGCCCGTGGCCTGGTCGATATCGTCATCCCCCGTGGTGGCGCCGGTCTGATCAACGCCGTGGTCACCGGGGCCACGGTGCCGGCCATCGAGACCGGCACCGGCAACTGCCACTTCTACGTTGACGGGTCCGCTGATGTCGACGAGGCAATTGAGCTGGTCATCAACGGTAAGACCCGGCGTTGCTCGGTGTGCAATGCCACTGAGGTTGTTCTGCTCGACGCCGCGCTGTCCGACGAGGACAAGAAGCGCGTGCTGACCTCCTTGCAGGACGCCGGGGTCACCATCCACGGTGAGGTGGACGAGCTGTCCACCCTCGGTGTCAGCGACGTGGTCCAGGCAGAGCAGAAGGACTGGGAGGAGGAGTACGGTTCCTTCGACATCGCCGCCGCCGTGGTGGATGGTGTCGAGGCCGCAGTCGCCCACATCACCCGGTACTCCACCGGCCACACCGAGGCGATCAGCGCCACCGACTACAAGGCCACCAAGTTCTTCGAGCAGAATGTCGACGCTGCCGCGGTGATGATCAACACCTCCACCGCCTGGACCGACGGCGAGATGTACGGCTTCGGCGCCGAGATCGGCATCTCGACCCAGAAACTGCATGCCCGCGGCCCCATGGGGCTGCCGGAGCTGACGAGCACCAAGTGGATCGTCAACGGTGAAGGACAGGTCCGTCCCTAG
- the proB gene encoding glutamate 5-kinase, with product MSDTTDASDMSDEPTVFEYPASLEFGTDAVHQPGPVIPATSKEFPDPEVGEDSPAYGHRSDVRQTIRNAKRVVVKIGSSSLTDETGLVSPDRIDVIADALEARMDRDTDVIVVSSGAVACGMGPLGLAQKPTDLATKQAAAAAGQVLLAQEWARSFARYGRSIGQVLLTASDAARRDRARNAQRTIDRLRQLRAVPIVNENDTVATSEMRFGDNDRLASLVSHLTYADALVLLSDVAGLYDRNPAEPDARFIAEVKSSKDLRGVVAGDGGRLGTGGMAAKVSAARLASRAGIPVLLTSTENIGAALDQAMVGTCFWPREDRLSAWKFWVLYAADSAGTLHLDAGAAAAMERHNSLLAVGLVQVDGAFTSGEVLDIVGPDGELIGRGEVNYDSATLEGMVGKSTTDLPDFAQRPVIHADYMATYSNRQSRVYGATS from the coding sequence ATGTCTGACACCACTGATGCCTCCGACATGTCCGATGAGCCGACGGTATTCGAGTACCCGGCGTCCCTGGAGTTCGGGACGGACGCTGTGCATCAGCCCGGCCCCGTCATTCCCGCCACCTCCAAGGAATTCCCAGATCCTGAGGTCGGTGAGGATTCCCCTGCGTACGGCCACCGCTCCGATGTTCGGCAGACGATCCGTAACGCCAAGCGTGTCGTGGTCAAGATCGGTTCGTCCAGCCTGACCGATGAGACAGGGCTGGTCAGTCCCGACCGGATCGACGTCATCGCCGACGCGCTCGAGGCCAGGATGGACCGAGACACCGATGTGATCGTGGTGTCCTCCGGCGCTGTGGCCTGTGGAATGGGCCCGTTGGGTCTGGCACAGAAGCCGACGGACCTGGCTACCAAGCAGGCTGCTGCCGCGGCCGGGCAGGTGCTGCTGGCCCAGGAGTGGGCGCGCAGCTTCGCACGTTACGGTCGCTCGATCGGTCAGGTGCTGTTGACCGCGTCGGACGCTGCCCGGCGTGACCGTGCCCGTAACGCCCAGCGCACGATCGACCGTCTGCGGCAGTTGCGCGCCGTGCCGATCGTCAACGAGAACGACACGGTGGCGACGTCCGAGATGCGCTTCGGTGACAATGACCGGCTGGCCTCTCTGGTGTCCCATCTGACGTACGCGGATGCGCTCGTCCTGCTGTCGGACGTGGCTGGTCTCTACGACCGCAACCCGGCCGAGCCGGACGCCCGGTTCATTGCAGAAGTGAAGAGCAGCAAAGATCTGCGTGGTGTCGTCGCCGGCGACGGGGGGCGCCTGGGTACCGGAGGCATGGCAGCAAAGGTATCTGCGGCCCGTCTGGCCTCCCGTGCGGGGATTCCGGTGCTGCTGACCTCCACGGAGAACATCGGTGCAGCTTTGGACCAGGCAATGGTCGGCACCTGTTTCTGGCCGCGGGAGGACCGTCTGTCCGCCTGGAAGTTCTGGGTCCTCTATGCCGCGGATTCCGCGGGCACCCTGCACCTGGATGCGGGGGCGGCCGCTGCGATGGAACGCCACAACTCCCTGCTCGCTGTCGGGCTGGTGCAGGTGGATGGTGCCTTCACCTCGGGTGAGGTGCTCGACATCGTGGGCCCGGACGGTGAACTGATCGGTCGTGGTGAGGTCAACTACGATTCGGCCACTCTGGAAGGGATGGTCGGCAAGTCCACGACGGACCTCCCGGACTTCGCCCAGCGTCCGGTGATTCACGCTGACTACATGGCGACGTACTCGAACCGGCAGTCCCGGGTGTACGGCGCGACCAGCTGA
- the obgE gene encoding GTPase ObgE, which produces MSRFVDRVVLHLQAGDGGNGCASVRREKFVPLGGPDGGNGGHGGDVVLEVDPQVHTLLDFHFHPHIKAERGAAGAGDHRHGARGKDLVVQVPAGTVVLDGKGEVLADLTTKGQRFVAAAGGHGGLGNASLVSKARKAPGFALLGEPGEAQDITLELKSMADVGLVGFPSAGKSSLVSVLSAAKPKIADYPFTTLQPNLGVVNVAHDVFTIADVPGLIPGASQGKGLGLDFLRHIERTAVLVHVVDCAALESDRNPVDDIRALETELKDYESELSADAGLGDLSDRPRVIVLNKIDVPDAREMAELMRPELAEAFGWPIFEISTASHEGLDPLRYALMEIVGEHRRQHPVEEVAPQVVTPKHLRGKGRGRFADFEVSKDPEFEGAFIVAGSKLERWIIQTDFENDEAVGYLADRLAKAGVEEALYKAGAVAGDEVTIGAITFEWEPQTAAGVDLLPSGRGTDRRLDRTGRSTSEERKRASQARRGLIDEYDFGDGEEADRERWQG; this is translated from the coding sequence ATGTCACGCTTCGTGGACCGAGTCGTCCTGCACCTGCAGGCCGGCGACGGCGGCAACGGCTGTGCCTCGGTACGCCGTGAGAAATTCGTGCCGCTCGGCGGCCCGGACGGCGGCAACGGCGGGCACGGCGGCGATGTCGTCCTGGAGGTCGACCCGCAGGTGCACACCCTGCTCGACTTCCATTTCCACCCGCACATCAAGGCGGAACGTGGTGCCGCAGGCGCCGGTGACCACCGTCACGGCGCGCGGGGTAAGGACCTGGTCGTCCAGGTTCCCGCCGGCACCGTCGTGCTCGATGGCAAGGGCGAGGTGCTCGCCGACCTGACCACCAAGGGACAGCGCTTCGTGGCGGCCGCGGGCGGACACGGCGGACTGGGTAACGCTTCGCTGGTCTCCAAGGCACGCAAGGCTCCGGGTTTCGCGTTGCTCGGAGAACCTGGCGAGGCTCAGGACATCACCCTCGAGCTGAAGTCCATGGCGGACGTGGGACTGGTCGGCTTTCCGTCTGCGGGTAAATCCTCCCTGGTCAGTGTGCTCAGTGCCGCGAAGCCGAAGATCGCGGACTACCCGTTCACCACCTTGCAGCCCAACCTCGGGGTGGTCAACGTCGCCCACGATGTCTTCACCATCGCAGACGTCCCCGGTCTGATTCCTGGCGCGAGCCAGGGCAAGGGGCTCGGCCTGGACTTCCTTCGCCACATCGAGCGCACTGCCGTGCTCGTCCACGTGGTGGACTGTGCCGCCCTGGAGTCTGACCGTAACCCCGTCGATGACATCCGGGCGCTGGAGACTGAGCTGAAGGACTACGAATCCGAACTCTCCGCAGACGCGGGTCTCGGGGACCTCAGTGATCGTCCACGGGTGATCGTACTGAACAAGATCGACGTTCCCGACGCTCGGGAGATGGCCGAGTTGATGCGACCCGAGCTCGCGGAAGCGTTCGGATGGCCGATCTTCGAGATTTCCACAGCCAGCCACGAAGGCCTGGATCCGCTGCGGTATGCGCTGATGGAGATCGTCGGTGAGCACCGTCGGCAACACCCGGTCGAGGAGGTTGCGCCACAGGTGGTTACACCGAAGCATCTGCGTGGCAAGGGCCGTGGCCGGTTCGCCGACTTCGAGGTCTCCAAGGATCCGGAGTTCGAGGGAGCCTTCATCGTCGCGGGCTCGAAGCTGGAACGGTGGATCATCCAGACGGACTTCGAGAATGACGAAGCTGTCGGCTACCTGGCTGACCGCCTGGCCAAGGCCGGTGTCGAGGAGGCACTGTACAAGGCAGGTGCCGTGGCCGGCGACGAGGTCACCATCGGCGCCATCACCTTCGAGTGGGAGCCGCAGACCGCGGCAGGCGTCGACCTGCTGCCGTCCGGCCGCGGCACCGACCGTCGTCTGGACCGCACCGGTCGTTCGACCTCCGAGGAGCGAAAGCGTGCCTCTCAGGCGCGACGCGGCCTGATCGACGAGTACGATTTCGGCGACGGAGAAGAGGCCGACCGGGAGCGCTGGCAGGGCTGA
- the rpmA gene encoding 50S ribosomal protein L27 translates to MAHKKGASSSSNGRDSESKRLGVKRFGGQQVKAGEILIRQRGTSFHPGENVGRGGDDTLFALKGGAVQFSTRRNRRLVNIVENETVEA, encoded by the coding sequence ATGGCACACAAGAAGGGTGCTTCCAGCTCCAGCAACGGTCGCGATTCCGAGTCCAAGCGTCTCGGTGTCAAGCGTTTCGGTGGTCAGCAGGTCAAGGCCGGCGAGATCCTGATCCGTCAGCGCGGTACCTCGTTCCACCCCGGTGAGAACGTCGGACGCGGCGGCGACGACACCCTGTTCGCCCTCAAGGGCGGCGCCGTGCAGTTCAGCACCCGCCGTAACCGTCGACTGGTGAACATCGTCGAGAACGAGACCGTCGAGGCCTAG
- the rplU gene encoding 50S ribosomal protein L21, giving the protein MYAIVKTGGKQYKVAEGDLVKVEKIEGEPGSSVALTPVLLVDGADVTSGDKLADKSVAAEIVDQTKGKKINGMHYRNKTGYKRRYGHRQQLTVLKVTGIK; this is encoded by the coding sequence ATGTACGCGATCGTCAAGACCGGCGGAAAGCAGTACAAGGTTGCCGAAGGTGACCTCGTCAAGGTCGAGAAGATCGAGGGAGAGCCGGGTTCGTCCGTGGCTCTCACCCCGGTTCTCCTCGTCGATGGCGCTGACGTCACTTCCGGTGACAAGCTCGCCGACAAGTCCGTTGCAGCCGAGATCGTCGACCAGACCAAGGGTAAGAAGATCAACGGCATGCACTACCGGAACAAGACCGGTTACAAGCGTCGTTACGGTCACCGCCAGCAGCTGACCGTCCTTAAGGTCACCGGCATCAAGTAA
- a CDS encoding Rne/Rng family ribonuclease, with translation MANTSQELAAAAAGVKSDELGEKVRVHALAKALEIPSAQMIIVLGEHGVENKRAASTLPKAEVERVLGEIVAAGKPAKKAPAKKRAPRKTATKTATKKATGTATTPAEPEPEAEPQAVSEPETVNESEAAQQSAPTRRRGGRSGKVTRKAAAPVSPVEPVEPEAEPTRQSATATPVAETVESSEPVEPSESVETPQEKSAGSASRRRRRRRVSRPAAQETPAENAVQEPAPKKQTPKDQEPEVQQPQPEPEQEPVVETPRPVVRRRVVRRVGSRSAAAGAEELRRERQRDAAVTSHSTEGDQGEASGEDNSETNGDGTASSRRRRGSRGRGRGRGDQGDQGDQNDGGQTAVNDAPHSHSEEQVPNEPNKTAEEQTPVVDEPVKLKGSTRLESKRRWRQEQGNEKHRAVTRAEFIARRENIFRSMVVRDARRQDGDGWTTQVGVVEDGLLVEHFVTSDDQQSTIGNIYLGRVQNVLASMEAAFIDIGTGRNAVLYASEVDWRSEHVRGRSRRIESALKQGDQVLVQVIKEPLGHKGARLTNRVSFAGRYLVYVPGGRTQGISRKLPEAERKRLKSILQRVVPEDGGTIIRTAAEGVSEDKIAEDVDRLHRRWLDITEKENTERARKGATPVTMYEEPNLLVKVVRDMFNEDFNELVVDGRRSWQRVRDYVHRMAPDLENRVVKWSPEEHDGDDVFAAYELDAQLANALSRKIWLPSGGYLIIDKTEAMTVIDVNTGSFVGSGGNLEETVTKNNLEAAEEIVRQMRLRDIGGMIVVDFVDMVLEENRDLLLRRLTEFLAADRTRHKVSEVTSLGLVQMTRKRLGAGLVETYSTECEACQGRGIILHDDPVQHDDADDQPERRDHGGREGLKQARHEQEIRKRYEDSAIEDAPAPAQEDVQSTATVATTVHAAAQDHTGHRSDDVHDIVAHALSRAGEEDPDEPTGADYVADEIDGAGDAAGTDDATEALLRDIVQQEPAETTGARPTGQTTPEVSSDVEAETTRRKDRRGRRVVRRVTPAAERPEMAEQAQQPDVSEAREAPDAAESPAADFATAKAEFERSPRRRRRVRGNSRSDREPRPEDYGLGKQAPRRQDEPRQGEAVTDGADQAETAPVPQVRSDRRGRRRVVRSAR, from the coding sequence TCGCGGCCGGGAAGCCGGCGAAGAAGGCTCCCGCGAAGAAGCGAGCCCCGAGGAAGACGGCCACGAAGACGGCCACGAAGAAGGCGACCGGGACAGCGACGACGCCTGCCGAGCCGGAGCCCGAGGCTGAACCCCAGGCAGTCAGTGAGCCCGAGACCGTCAATGAGTCCGAGGCTGCACAGCAGTCGGCCCCGACGCGTCGTCGTGGAGGGCGCTCCGGCAAGGTCACCCGCAAGGCCGCGGCTCCGGTTTCTCCTGTGGAGCCTGTCGAGCCCGAGGCGGAGCCGACACGGCAGTCAGCCACCGCCACACCGGTGGCGGAGACCGTCGAGTCGTCCGAGCCGGTTGAGCCGTCTGAGTCGGTCGAGACGCCGCAGGAGAAGAGTGCGGGGTCGGCGTCCCGTCGCCGCCGCCGTCGGCGGGTGAGCCGTCCGGCCGCCCAGGAGACCCCGGCGGAGAACGCGGTGCAGGAGCCGGCGCCGAAGAAGCAGACACCGAAGGACCAGGAGCCGGAGGTCCAGCAACCGCAGCCGGAACCCGAGCAAGAGCCGGTGGTTGAGACACCCCGTCCAGTGGTGCGGCGTCGCGTCGTCCGCCGCGTGGGATCCCGGAGTGCCGCGGCAGGTGCGGAGGAACTTCGCCGGGAACGCCAGCGGGATGCAGCTGTCACGTCACATTCAACCGAGGGTGACCAGGGTGAAGCTTCCGGGGAGGACAACAGCGAGACCAACGGAGACGGCACAGCGTCCTCGCGCCGTCGTCGCGGGAGCAGAGGCCGTGGCCGTGGACGCGGTGACCAGGGTGACCAGGGTGACCAGAATGACGGCGGTCAAACCGCGGTCAATGACGCGCCACATTCTCACAGCGAGGAACAGGTGCCGAACGAACCTAACAAGACTGCGGAAGAACAGACGCCCGTCGTCGATGAACCGGTGAAGCTCAAGGGGTCCACCCGCTTGGAGTCCAAGCGCCGGTGGCGTCAGGAGCAGGGAAACGAGAAGCACCGGGCAGTCACGCGTGCCGAGTTCATCGCCCGCCGCGAGAACATCTTCCGCTCCATGGTCGTGCGTGATGCGCGGCGGCAAGACGGCGACGGGTGGACCACCCAGGTCGGTGTCGTCGAGGACGGTCTGCTCGTCGAGCATTTCGTGACCAGCGACGACCAGCAGTCCACCATCGGCAATATCTACCTCGGTCGCGTCCAGAATGTGCTGGCCAGCATGGAAGCCGCGTTCATCGACATCGGGACCGGACGTAATGCCGTGCTGTACGCCAGCGAGGTCGACTGGCGCTCCGAGCATGTGCGGGGACGTTCCCGCCGGATCGAATCGGCGCTCAAACAGGGCGACCAGGTTCTTGTCCAGGTCATCAAGGAACCCCTGGGGCACAAGGGTGCACGGTTGACCAACCGCGTGAGCTTCGCGGGGCGGTACCTGGTCTACGTTCCCGGTGGCCGGACCCAGGGAATTTCCCGGAAGCTGCCGGAGGCGGAGCGTAAGCGGCTGAAGTCGATCCTGCAGCGCGTGGTCCCCGAAGACGGCGGCACGATCATCCGTACCGCCGCCGAAGGCGTCAGCGAGGATAAGATCGCCGAGGACGTCGATCGGCTCCACCGCCGCTGGCTCGATATCACCGAGAAAGAGAACACGGAACGCGCCCGGAAGGGCGCGACCCCGGTGACCATGTACGAGGAACCGAACCTTCTTGTGAAGGTCGTCCGGGACATGTTCAACGAGGACTTCAACGAGCTGGTCGTCGACGGCCGCAGGTCGTGGCAGCGGGTCCGTGACTACGTGCACCGCATGGCGCCTGATCTCGAGAACCGCGTGGTCAAGTGGAGTCCGGAGGAGCACGATGGCGATGACGTCTTCGCCGCCTATGAGCTCGACGCCCAGCTCGCCAACGCGCTGAGCCGGAAGATCTGGCTGCCCTCCGGCGGGTACCTGATCATCGACAAGACCGAGGCGATGACGGTCATTGACGTCAACACAGGAAGCTTCGTGGGTTCCGGCGGCAACCTGGAGGAGACCGTCACCAAGAACAACCTCGAAGCTGCCGAGGAGATCGTCCGGCAGATGCGGCTGCGCGACATCGGCGGAATGATTGTCGTCGATTTCGTGGACATGGTTCTGGAGGAGAACCGTGACCTGCTGCTCCGCCGGCTGACGGAGTTCCTCGCCGCCGACCGGACCCGTCACAAGGTGTCGGAGGTGACGAGCCTCGGACTGGTGCAGATGACGCGGAAGCGGCTTGGCGCCGGGCTGGTGGAGACCTATTCCACCGAGTGTGAAGCGTGCCAGGGACGTGGCATCATCCTCCACGATGATCCGGTGCAGCATGATGACGCCGACGATCAACCGGAGCGTCGCGATCACGGAGGACGTGAGGGACTTAAACAGGCCCGACATGAGCAGGAGATCCGTAAGCGCTACGAAGACAGCGCGATCGAGGATGCGCCGGCACCTGCGCAGGAGGACGTGCAGTCCACGGCCACGGTGGCCACGACGGTCCATGCCGCGGCACAGGACCACACGGGACACCGTTCGGATGATGTCCATGACATTGTCGCCCATGCGCTGAGCCGCGCCGGTGAGGAAGATCCTGACGAACCGACGGGCGCCGACTATGTCGCGGACGAGATCGATGGCGCAGGCGATGCTGCCGGCACCGACGACGCGACCGAGGCGTTGCTTCGCGACATCGTCCAGCAGGAACCCGCTGAGACGACGGGGGCACGGCCGACAGGGCAGACGACGCCTGAGGTCAGCTCCGATGTCGAGGCGGAGACCACCAGGCGCAAGGACCGTCGTGGGCGCCGGGTCGTCCGACGCGTCACACCTGCGGCCGAGCGACCGGAGATGGCGGAGCAGGCACAGCAGCCTGACGTGTCGGAGGCACGGGAAGCTCCGGATGCCGCCGAGTCACCAGCTGCAGACTTTGCGACGGCGAAGGCTGAATTCGAGCGTTCGCCCCGTCGTCGGCGCCGGGTCCGTGGAAACTCCCGGTCGGACCGTGAACCACGACCCGAGGACTACGGCCTCGGGAAGCAAGCCCCGCGGCGGCAGGACGAACCCCGGCAAGGCGAGGCGGTGACCGACGGTGCTGATCAGGCCGAGACCGCACCGGTGCCGCAGGTACGGTCCGATCGTCGCGGACGGCGACGGGTCGTCCGCAGCGCACGGTAA